Genomic window (Alnus glutinosa chromosome 9, dhAlnGlut1.1, whole genome shotgun sequence):
GCCAATATCAATGTCAGCATCAAAGTTAtcgatttttttctttaatgttacaaatccaaaatattagGGATTAGGGTGACGAAggaaacagtttttttttttttttttttttttttttttttttttttttttctatgaatgACTTATAGCTTAATGATATGGCAGTGATATTAATTAGGCTATGATATGGATGCTAGcgtgtcaattgagacacacgTAACATATGGCACCATTTATTTTGACGGAGAAGTGACTAAAAAACCTAtctatattattattgaaattagAAACACAAAAACTTAgggctaaatatgattttttttttttttttttttcctttaaatttggacaaaaccaaaaaactatatttttgaaattgaaaacttttAGAGactaaatttaaatcaaatgaaaattTAGAGATAGactaaataagattttttttttttttttccctctcaaTAAATGCCAGCTCTTGTTTCACTGCTAACCCCAAGAGTTTTTCTTAATGCTGATATTTCTATTTAGTCGCGGTCCTCCTTTGAGGCTGGATTAATTGGATGATGAATCTTTCAAATCATAGTCAACGTCGGTGCATATATATCTCCTATTGGTGGTTCACATTTTCCAATTTCCAAGTAGACTGTCTATCTTTCTTTGGTAATTGATTGGTTAGCCATGACTATGGGAACACAGATACTGATGCTTAACCTTGTTAGAATAATTTCATATATGGATAGTCTGATTTAGTTTCCTTTTAGCTCTGCCATTAATTGCCTCCCTTATTAATTTGTTCATTAGTTTTTTTCCAATGGCAATAGATCTTAGATCACTTCTTTTGCAGATACTGCTATATGTTTACTATATTCCCTTGGCCCTTGCTCAAGATGTAAACCAGTTCATCTACAATGGCTTCCATGATCAAGCCAATCTGAGTCTTCAAGGAATCGCAGAAATCCACCCCAACGGTCTATTGCAGCTAACCAACCTTTCACGCAATGAAGTAGGTCGCGCTTTCTATCCCTTTCCAATAAACTTTGATACAACTtcatctctttcattttctacaaACTTTGTGTTTGCCATGGTTCCTGAAGTGATCAAGAAAAACCTTGGTGGTCACGGAATTGCCTTCACCATCAGTCCTTCGACAGACTTCACCCAAGCTGAAGCAAATCGGTATCTGGGGCTCTTCAATGCTTCAAATAACAACTTGTCTACAAACCACATCTTCGCCATCGAGCTTGATCCTATTCCGGACTTTGATTTTGGAAATATTACAAATCATGTGGGAATCAATGTCAACGGCATGAAATCTGTTGAATTAGCTCCTGCAGagtatttttccaaaaaagaagGGAAGAATTTAAGCTTGGAGCTCCTGAGTGGGAATCCAATTCATACTTGGATAGACTATGATGGAGCAGAAAAGTTACTGAATGTAACACTTGCCCCTACCACAATCCCAAAACCAGACATGCCTCTATTGTCAAGACACATCGACCTGTCTCAAATTCTCTTGAAATCTATGTATGTTGGTTTCTCTTCAGCCACAGGTACGCTTGCAAGTTACCAATATATTCTTGGATGGAGCTTTAACAAAAGTGGACCAGCCCAAAGCCTTGATGTCTCAAGCCTTCCTCCACTTCCAGAGGGGAGGAAAGTGAAACCAAGCCTAGTGATCATCACTTCTCTCATAACAGTAGCGCTTGTGCTGATAACCGTCGCTGGAGCTGCTGCTTACATTTTGAGGAGGAAGAAATATGAAGAACTACTAGAAGATTGGGAAGAGGAGTATGGCCCCCACAGGTTCAGCTATAGGAATCTCTACAAAGCAACCAAAGGTTTCAAAGACAAGGAGCTTCTTGGAGAAGGAGGTTTTGGAAAGGTTTATATGGGAATACTTCCTTCGTCTAATGTTCAAATTGCAGTAAAGAGAGTCTCTCATGATTCCAAACAAGGGATGAAGGAATTTGTGGCTGAGATCGTTAGCATGGGAAGATTGAGGCATAGGAACTTGGTGCAGCTCTTGGGTTACTGCCGTCGAAGGGGAGAACTCCTCTTGGTGTATGATTATATGCCCAACGGAAGCCTTGACAGGTTCTTATAtagaaatgaaaaaacaaacctTAACTGGGCTCAACGATTTCGAATAATCAAAGGAGTAGCATCTGGCCTTCTTTACCTCCATGAAGAGTGGGAACAGGTTGTTCTACACCGAGATGTAAAAGCAAGCAATGTTCTTTTGGATGCTGGATTAAATGGAAGGCTAGGAGATTTTGGCCTTGCGAAATTATACGACCATGGTACCAATCCCCAACCCACCCGTGTGGTTGGGACTGTAGGTTATTTGGCTCCGGAGGTTACTAGAACAGGAAGGGCAACCACTTGCAGTGATGTATTTGCTTTTGGGGCTTTTTTGCTCGAAGTGGCTTGTGGAAGAAAGCCTATAGAGCTACAGGCTGATGGACTGTCTGAACAAGTACTGGTTTTGGTTGATTGGGTCTCAGAGTGCTGTAGAAGAGGAGCTATCCTTGACACTAGTGATCCTAGATTGGAAGGAAATTATGTGGTGGATGAAATGGAATTGGTTTTGAAACTAGGCCTGTTTTGCTCACATGCAACACCAGCTAGTAGGCCTAGCATGAAGCAAGTGGTGCAGTTTTTGGATGGTGATGCTGATCTGCGGGAATTACCACATTACAGTGCTTCTTTTGGTGCATTTACAAGTAATGAATCATCTGATTTCATATCAGTTCCTTTTTCCCAGGCTTCTGCTCCTTCCATGTCTAGCACTGATTCAATCCTGAGAGGTATTGGTCGTTGAATTGGTTGTCTCATGCTATGGGTAAATTTGACCATCGACCAAATTAATCAAGCTGCAGTGCCACGTTGAAAGCTTATAGGTGGATCGATCACTTGGAGGTTGGAaatagagagaaagaagaaacttGTGATCGATGAATATGATGTACTCTCTCTGCCCGGCCAGCCTATAATCGTGGTTGAACGCTAATTCTTTGGGAAGCCATCAGACATATACAGGATTTCATGATTTGACTTTTGACCTGGGAGTCTTAGGTACGTGGtgcttttcttttgttgaaaaAGATATAGTGGCCATGCCAGTGTATGAGCATGtaataaagaaatttttgtttccgtctatttatttaaaattgcacATGTTCTGTCGTTATTAAAAGCATGTGTTCGAAGATGCaaatcttttgttctttttaccATAGTTAACCacgttcatattttttttttagaatatttcaCTTATTTCACCTTTTTTATAGTCTATGCATCTTAGACTTATGAAGGCTTAATAGCCGGCTATATAGATTCAAAGATTTGAAGTTGTATATTTTTGAAGCTTAATTaatagggataacttcacaaaaaggtatcgaattatatgccgttttgagataagggtactgaactacgAAACATTTTAAATTGGGGTATTCGAGTTATTAAACGTTTCACTTATCTATTCGTCGGCCTAACATTTCAAATGCTATTCAACTGGTGAGTCAATTTATGGTTTCTCCTTAGCATTTCACATGGCTGCTATTTGTCAAACCATTCAATATGTATCTACTTGGTTCTTTAACACACGGTACATAGATTATTCTTTCCTACTGGATCTCCTCAACTTATTGCCTATAGTTAGGGGTGTATAAGCACGGAAATTAACAGTTAACCTCTCACCATTTAACCAATTTGGTGGGCAATTGACAAAAACCTTTAACCGCCTAGAACAGTTGCAGTTAGCATAtccttatatataatatatattaaatataattaaaagtaatAATATAGCAAAACAATTTAGTTTTGGTATAGGGTTCGAGGGTTTCATCTTAGTTTTAGagcatcccaatttttggagtaattctagaagtcttTATTGTTTCCCTCTAATAATgatatggtttttaaaatcactatttgatcaaaatttaataattatcaATTACAAGCCAAATAGTGATATTATAGCAATAATATAACTAAAATAGGGATCCTAATTGACATTATCGACCCATGATTGAAACCCAAGAACTATAATTTGCTtccatttaaaaaagaagaaagtctTACAAGGTGGCTCGATCAGCTTCTTCAATTTCCAACAACTCTTATTTTGGTTTTgggaaaagtatatatatctccttcaaactaccactcaattgttaaaaaataactgaaatttataaaaaacttaaaaaaagaaaaagaaaaaaaaagaaagagaaaaaccagtttttatttttggttagaGAAAACCAGTTGGGAGAAGTTTAATTGGATTGATCTtagttttgatttctttcctttcaaaGCCTTGCGTTTTACTATTATTTAAAGAGTTCTCATTGTATTAAAAAGAACATCTTTTGACAATGAAATATCGAAATTCGGtgaaattttggtatttttacaTGTGTTTCTAAGCTATGTGGTAGCTTTTCTATTTATGTGTAAGgttaaaaactacatttttattctacaattatTCATATGACAATTCCCCAATCCATCTTtgctaaaaataaatttttaaaaaaaaaaattctaaaatttgaTTAAAACCGTTACATCTGCAATAATTTGTTATATAGCAATTTGGCAATACTCTTATTTTATCGAGAAAAAGACGTACGTagttgcttcttttcttttatacacGCTATATATCCGCTCGTCGGAACCCTTCTGTTAAGTTCACATAACCCCCTTTGACAAGTGATTTGATCAATATCGGCGCCTTTGACATTTTGGGCACAATGAAAGCACATGCAGGTTGAATTTATGGATGAAACTAGCATCCAAAACTTCCCTTTCTTTATTTCATTCCATGGACGAAATTTCAGTGAAGGTCTAGAAGACTAGACCCTATTATATATCCAAACACTGAATCATGAGttaattaatattgtttaaTATTAACTCAcattattacaaaaaaataaataaataaactcacATAATTAAGGTCCTGTACGTATATATGCACATAAAAACTTCATCCACTTTGAAAGTATTAGCACTGgaatttttcttctattttatttcaaGTAATGGTAAGATTGCCAAAACTTTATTCAGAAGGTATGAATAATTATCAACTTTCTATCGCATGCACCTCTTCCCTCTTTGGTGGATGATTTGATAGTCGCGGTCCTCCTTTGTCGGTATGTAGCCATGGATTCATCATTCATTGGAtgaagatttttatttatttttttattttttttatagatattgGGTGAAGATTTTAAATCATGGTCAACAACGTAGGCGGCAGCAAGGGTGGTACTCCTCGCCAATTTGTCGTTCACATTTTGGCTGTCGTAATCGTAAAACGACGACTATTCCCAAGTTGACTACTGTCTATCAATCTTCTTTGGTAAGTGATTGGTTAGCCATGACTATGTGAACACGTACAGATACTGATCGATGCTTAACCTTGTGTTATAATAATTTCCATGGATAGTctgatttagttttttttccaaTGGCAATAGTTCTTAGATCACTTCATTTTCTGATACTTCTTTCAGTTCTTTGTATTTCGGCCAGTATTCCCTTTGCCCTTGCTCAAGATGAAAACGAATTCATCTACAATGGCTTCCTTGAAGCAGAGGATCTGCGTCTTGATGGAGCGGCAGCAATCGACCACACTAATGGCCTATTGCAGCTAACCAATAACCTTTCACCCCAACAAGTTGGTAGGGCTTTCAATCACTTTCCAATCAAATTCGATACACCTTCATCACTTTCATTTTCTACAAACTTTGTGTTTGCCATAGTTCCACATTTGCAAAATCTTGGTGGTCACGGCATTGCTTTCGCCATCAGTCCCTCGACAAACTTCACAGGCCGAGGTCTACCAAATGGGTATCTGGGGCTCTTCAATGATTCAAATGACGGCCTTTCAATAAACCGTATTTTGGCCATCGAGCTTGATACTGTTCCGGACCCTGAATTTGGAGATATTACATCGAATCATGTGGGAATCGATGTGAACGGCATGAAATCAAATGAATTAGCTCCTGCAATGTATTTTTCCAATAAAGAAGGGAAGAATATAAGCTTGGATCTCCTGAGTGGGAATCCAATGCATCTTTGGATAGACTATGATGAAGCAGAAAAGTTGCTGAATGTAACACTTGCCCCAACAAGGATCCCAAAACCAAATCGGCCTCTATTGTCAACTTCCATTGATCTGTCTCAAATTCTCAAGGAATCCATGTATGTTGGTTTCTCTTCGGCCACAGGTACAATTGGGAGTGACCACTATATTCTTGGATGGAGCTTTAATAAAAGTGGACCATCACAAAGCCTCGATGTTTCAAGCCTTCCTCCACTTCCAGAGAGGAGGAAAGAGAAACCAAGCCTTGTGATCATCACTTCTCTCATAGCAGTAGCGATTGTGCTGATAACCCTCGCTGGAGCTGTTGCTTATATATTGAGGAGGAAGAAATATGAAGAGCTACTAGAAGATTGGGAAGAGGAGTACGGCCCCCACAGGTTCAGCTATAAGAATCTCCACAAAGCAACTAAAGGTTTCAAAGACACGGAGCTTCTTGGAGAGGGAGGCTTTGGAAAGGTTTATATAGGAATACTTGCTTCGTCTAATGTTCAAATTGCAGTGAAAAGAATCTCCCATGATTCCAAACAAGGGATGAAGGAATTTGTGGCTGAGATCGTTAGCATGGGAAGATTGAGGCATAGGAACTTAGTGCAGCTCCTTGGCTATTGCCGGCGAAGGGGAGAACTCCTCTTGGTCTATGATTATATGCCCAACGGAAGCCTTGACAGGTTCTTATATAGCAATGAAAATCCAAACCTTAGCTGGGTTCAACGATTTCGAATAATCAAAGGAGTAGCATCTGGCCTTCTTTACCTCCATGAAGAGTGGGAACAGGTTGTTCTACACCGAGATGTAAAAGCAAGCAATGTTCTTTTGGATGCTGGATTAAATGGAAGGCTAGGAGATTTTGGCCTTGCGAAATTATACGACCACGGTACCAATCCCCAAACCACCCGTGTGGTTGGGACGGTAGGTTATTTGGCTCCGGAGATTACTAGAACAGGAAGGGCAACCACTTGCAGTGATGTGTTTGCTTTTGGGGTTTTCTTGCTCGAAGTGGCCTGTGGAAGGAAGCCGATAGAGGGCCTGAGACTGCCTGAACGGGTGATTTTGGTTGATTGGGTCACTGAGTGTTGTAGAAGAGGAGCTATCCTGGATACTAGTGATCCTAGATTGGAAGGTAATTATGTGGTGGATGAAATGGAATTGGTTTTGAAATTAGGCCTTCTTTGCTCGCTTGCAATGCCAGCTGCTAGGCCTAGCATGAGGCAAGTGGTGCAGTTTTTGGATGGTGATGCTGATCTGCAGGAATTA
Coding sequences:
- the LOC133878108 gene encoding L-type lectin-domain containing receptor kinase SIT2-like, with product MAIVLRSLHFLILLSVLCISASIPFALAQDENEFIYNGFLEAEDLRLDGAAAIDHTNGLLQLTNNLSPQQVGRAFNHFPIKFDTPSSLSFSTNFVFAIVPHLQNLGGHGIAFAISPSTNFTGRGLPNGYLGLFNDSNDGLSINRILAIELDTVPDPEFGDITSNHVGIDVNGMKSNELAPAMYFSNKEGKNISLDLLSGNPMHLWIDYDEAEKLLNVTLAPTRIPKPNRPLLSTSIDLSQILKESMYVGFSSATGTIGSDHYILGWSFNKSGPSQSLDVSSLPPLPERRKEKPSLVIITSLIAVAIVLITLAGAVAYILRRKKYEELLEDWEEEYGPHRFSYKNLHKATKGFKDTELLGEGGFGKVYIGILASSNVQIAVKRISHDSKQGMKEFVAEIVSMGRLRHRNLVQLLGYCRRRGELLLVYDYMPNGSLDRFLYSNENPNLSWVQRFRIIKGVASGLLYLHEEWEQVVLHRDVKASNVLLDAGLNGRLGDFGLAKLYDHGTNPQTTRVVGTVGYLAPEITRTGRATTCSDVFAFGVFLLEVACGRKPIEGLRLPERVILVDWVTECCRRGAILDTSDPRLEGNYVVDEMELVLKLGLLCSLAMPAARPSMRQVVQFLDGDADLQELPHDSPIFGTFTTNESSDSMSFLSHASTRSMSTTNSILRVGR
- the LOC133878124 gene encoding L-type lectin-domain containing receptor kinase IV.2-like, translating into MAIDLRSLLLQILLYVYYIPLALAQDVNQFIYNGFHDQANLSLQGIAEIHPNGLLQLTNLSRNEVGRAFYPFPINFDTTSSLSFSTNFVFAMVPEVIKKNLGGHGIAFTISPSTDFTQAEANRYLGLFNASNNNLSTNHIFAIELDPIPDFDFGNITNHVGINVNGMKSVELAPAEYFSKKEGKNLSLELLSGNPIHTWIDYDGAEKLLNVTLAPTTIPKPDMPLLSRHIDLSQILLKSMYVGFSSATGTLASYQYILGWSFNKSGPAQSLDVSSLPPLPEGRKVKPSLVIITSLITVALVLITVAGAAAYILRRKKYEELLEDWEEEYGPHRFSYRNLYKATKGFKDKELLGEGGFGKVYMGILPSSNVQIAVKRVSHDSKQGMKEFVAEIVSMGRLRHRNLVQLLGYCRRRGELLLVYDYMPNGSLDRFLYRNEKTNLNWAQRFRIIKGVASGLLYLHEEWEQVVLHRDVKASNVLLDAGLNGRLGDFGLAKLYDHGTNPQPTRVVGTVGYLAPEVTRTGRATTCSDVFAFGAFLLEVACGRKPIELQADGLSEQVLVLVDWVSECCRRGAILDTSDPRLEGNYVVDEMELVLKLGLFCSHATPASRPSMKQVVQFLDGDADLRELPHYSASFGAFTSNESSDFISVPFSQASAPSMSSTDSILRGIGR